A window of Argopecten irradians isolate NY chromosome 1, Ai_NY, whole genome shotgun sequence contains these coding sequences:
- the LOC138327025 gene encoding uncharacterized protein, which yields MFALLHRFACTTPIPTPRLSQACTPIPQTSKSSTSNRQDGSSCHLASEDSSYSDLVGRDMPKSEDSWVSVLFGDQDSDDGISNEEVQIVLDLDSDQNRKDALIPIRSQQLPSYTILTGLDKLSGMQLMDQKDMIEENLIEYADVEVDEENKENVMLERKCVSAIASLGNTGSRTSVLGTTHNHNSSNNNSSEDLKVQSRSIDSFRLNIEKQKTENPLKNSRVESWLSKEVQPSTAHGKRKESLFKRVMKLDMFRKRSKSVMPFIEKETNGKLTQRVPSLAELCRIILKSDLTAPGRTPLMEITATHLNQRYDPDQSSGAFEVSVDSLESAGGSVETAHEKRMNAIYQFCSDDDDDDESLLNLLMGREDDGNDCSRVDKHTEADSLQRSRDDTSDKIAKDSYLGSLNRTGQLSPFIRMIASRYHLFDPETQKWKEGYMDGPGHLDLYGSSAENIHPDEQTSVSPVAEEGVASITPPIEDDHHNKESSVLSSYNVLPPGSVREKVLHYEHIYVNELVDQVIEQTMHGLCLEQCIEELGSLGHHPELRRRLINEYIGTNISDCQRSVGEITPSDSEIYVDGSEGEILTPKISDGDISSESDDGHVESSKICQKSQIEDSLYSAVTDVADTDYATAVSDMDTDGSYVVSFLSNADLDSDISGLDTKEQPTLNASGEYVDLPEQLSYYNGRYSCHSKPMMCENPVLSEQKNMDGPWVSPVNTRLRIGLGACPRKDTGFHDSPDCRLYTPRCSIGTQTPEMVNRATSDDDTPRNKSFGGKTEDRASSPIKELLSYDTTLEDSLDTSVVVTPAKVRPRYSSSPIKTYEEEEDRQSKRKLDETSDHQAEVISLSQNDKSKKSKTSSQDVNTGKTFDVSDCTEKRRKRFSWKKMFHSKPKEPAVLVSFRRRSDKEMEEDLIKDSVIPQVTKDDVAMESNATIPADCSNNAVCENQPDQVNPIIIYKTRPFSEDLNTVETFFSHEQSINLSLYRIHEDSRHGSKSSQEPVTDNLIHDSINDEEESDIEKYSL from the coding sequence ATGTTTGCTTTGCTCCACAGGTTTGCATGTACGACCCCAATTCCTACCCCTCGCCTATCCCAAGCATGTACCCCAATCCCTCAGACCAGCAAATCTTCCACCTCAAATCGCCAAGATGGAAGTTCCTGTCACCTGGCCAGTGAAGACAGTTCCTACTCTGATCTGGTCGGAAGGGATATGCCGAAGTCGGAAGATAGCTGGGTCAGTGTTCTGTTTGGTGACCAGGATTCAGATGATGGAATCTCTAATGAAGAAGTTCAGATTGTACTGGATCTAGATTCGGACCAAAACAGGAAAGATGCATTGATACCAATCAGAAGTCAGCAGCTTCCTTCCTACACAATCCTCACTGGCCTTGATAAGCTTTCAGGGATGCAGTTAATGGATCAGAAGGATATGATTGAGGAGAATCTGATAGAGTATGCTGATGTGGAAGTCGATGAAGAGAACAAGGAGAATGTGATGTTAGAGAGGAAATGTGTGTCTGCCATAGCCTCACTAGGGAATACGGGGAGTCGCACATCAGTTCTGGGTACAACACATAATCACAATTCCAGTAACAATAACAGTTCAGAGGATCTCAAGGTACAATCAAGGTCCATTGACAGTTTCCGGTTAAACATAGAAAAGCAGAAAACAGAGAATCCTTTGAAAAACTCCAGGGTAGAAAGCTGGCTCTCAAAGGAAGTTCAACCATCAACTGCCCATGGAAAGAGAAAGGAATCACTGTTTAAACGTGTCATGAAGCTGGATATGTTTCGCAAACGCTCTAAATCGGTGATGCCTTTCATTGAAAAGGAAACAAACGGAAAGTTAACACAGAGAGTGCCATCATTAGCAGAGCTCTGCAGGATCATTCTGAAGTCTGATCTTACAGCTCCTGGACGGACACCACTTATGGAGATCACTGCTACACATCTGAATCAGAGATATGACCCTGATCAGTCATCAGGTGCCTTTGAAGTGTCAGTAGATTCCCTTGAAAGTGCTGGAGGGAGTGTTGAAACAGCTCATGAAAAAAGGATGAATGCCATTTATCAGTTTTgctctgatgatgatgatgatgatgaatcacTGCTGAACCTTCTGATGGGACGAGAGGATGATGGTAATGACTGTTCTAGAGTAGACAAACACACAGAGGCCGACTCTCTCCAAAGATCCAGAGATGACACTAGTGATAAGATAGCAAAGGATTCCTACTTGGGATCTCTCAACCGGACTggtcagttgtctccctttataaGGATGATAGCCAGTCGGTACCATTTGTTTGATCCAGAAACACAAAAGTGGAAAGAGGGCTACATGGATGGACCTGGCCATCTGGATTTGTATGGCAGTTCTGCAGAAAACATACATCCAGATGAACAGACGAGTGTAAGTCCAGTTGCTGAGGAAGGTGTAGCCTCCATTACTCCACCTATTGAGGATGATCACCACAACAAGGAATCTTCAGTGCTGTCCAGTTATAATGTGTTACCACCTGGCTCTGTGAGGGAGAAGGTATTACACTATGAACACatttatgtaaatgagctggTCGATCAGGTGATTGAGCAAACGATGCATGGCCTGTGTCTGGAACAGTGCATAGAGGAGTTGGGATCATTAGGACATCATCCAGAGTTACGACGACGATTGATAAATGAGTACATTGGAACCAATATCTCAGACTGTCAAAGGTcagtaggggagataaccccCTCAGATTCAGAGATATATGTTGACGGATCTGAAGGTGAGATTTTAACTCCAAAGATATCAGATGGTGATATTTCTTCAGAAAGTGATGACGGCCATGTTGAGAGCAGTAAAATTTGTCAGAAGAGTCAGATTGAGGATTCTCTTTACTCAGCTGTTACAGATGTTGCTGACACAGATTATGCCACAGCAGTATCGGACATGGATACTGATGGTTCCTATGTAGTGTCCTTCCTCTCCAATGCTGACCTTGACAGTGACATTTCCGGACTAGACACAAAAGAGCAACCAACATTAAATGCATCTGGGGAGTATGTAGATCTACCAGAACAGCTGTCCTATTATAATGGCCGTTACAGCTGCCATTCAAAACCTATGATGTGTGAAAATCCAGTACTGTCAGAGCAGAAGAATATGGATGGTCCATGGGTCTCCCCTGTTAATACACGACTGAGAATCGGCCTAGGAGCATGTCCTAGGAAGGATACAGGTTTCCACGACAGTCCTGACTGCCGTCTGTATACTCCACGCTGTAGCATTGGTACCCAGACCCCAGAGATGGTCAATCGAGCAACCTCTGATGATGACACACCAAGAAATAAATCATTTGGTGGTAAAACAGAGGACAGAGCGTCATCTCCAATCAAGGAGCTGTTAAGTTACGACACAACACTAGAGGATAGTTTGGATACATCTGTTGTGGTAACACCAGCCAAAGTGAGGCCGCGGTACTCCAGCTCTCCTATTAAAACATATGAGGAGGAAGAAGATcggcagagcaaaagaaaactGGATGAAACAAGTGACCACCAGGCCGAAGTAATTTCTCTTTCTCAAAATgacaaaagtaaaaaatctaAAACTTCATCTCAAGATGTAAATACTGGCAAGACTTTTGATGTGAGTGACTGTACAGAGAAAAGACGTAAGCGCTTCTCCTGGAAGAAAATGTTTCACTCCAAACCCAAGGAACCTGCTGTTTTGGTATCCTTCAGGAGGCGTTCAGACAAAGAAATGGAGGAAGATCTGATTAAAGACTCAGTAATTCCTCAAGTCACCAAAGATGATGTTGCAATGGAATCTAACGCAACCATACCAGCTGACTGTAGTAATAATGCTGTGTGTGAGAACCAGCCAGATCAAGTCAATCCAATAATCATCTATAAAACCAGGCCTTTCTCTGAGGACCTAAATACTGTGGAGACCTTCTTCTCACACGAACAAAGCATCAACCTCAGTCTTTATAGAATTCATGAAGATAGCAGACATGGTTCCAAGTCAAGTCAGGAACCAGTTACCGACAACCTGATTCACGATAGTATCAATGATGAAGAGGAATCAGACATTGAGAAATACAGTCTGTGA